From Falco naumanni isolate bFalNau1 chromosome 4, bFalNau1.pat, whole genome shotgun sequence:
TTGTATCTACATTTAACAACCAATGTGGGTTCTGGCAGGAGAATCACAAATTCTGTTGGTGACTAGCTGGGAAGCTAACTTGAACACTTGTACAGAGGTTTAGTCAGTATTATATTAATGGTAAGTCACCCAAAATACCAGCTCTATACTGTCTGCTTTCATATTTCTGCCCTCTTATACCTCTGTAGTTCAAAAGAATGCTTTTTGAGGGTGCTACTAATGGATggtttaaaatctttatttttttattgcctgttTGCTGTATGGATGCAAATACAGCTCGATCCTCCAACTGGAATATTGTATTCTATTGATTGTATGTCTTTAGGAACCCAAAGCATGATTTCATTGCAGTTTCAGGCTAAGCtcctctcttttattttttgcccaGGTCTTATCAGTGCCACAAGAAATCCCAGTGACAAGGTGTGCTTAAACTCAAGGTAGTTTAGGTTAAGAGCACATTCTGAGGCAGCTTCTGCTGTAACTGAGATTTAAGTTTCTAGGAAGTAGTTACTGTGAACACAACTAACAGAAAATTCCAGAGTTTTTGAATACAGTCATTAACTGTCTTCAGTATGTAAGAGAAACCCAGGAGACAGTGTAAGGTGAGTAGGGTTTTGCCTGCACCTTTAATGAATTGCTGATTACGTATTCACCAAAGTTGCTATATCCGTGCATTGGATCAGTAGGTGTTAACATGCGTATTTCTAGCAATGCAGTTCTTGAAGTAAACCTTAAAAGGAGCACCTTGTTCAGAAGAGGCAGCTTGTCTGTAATAGGGGTTGTGTTGGTAGCCCCAGTAGGTTAAAATGAAACAGTGCTTGTGACAAATGAAATGTCGCCTCCTCTTAGGAGGAAAAAGTGAAGAGGTagacttcaaataaaaaagcagatacTTAGAAACAAACTAGGCCCGTTATCTTGAAGGAAACATTCTGGTTCACAGCGATGAAGATTTCATTGTGTTAATTCTTCCAAATGCTTTGAAGTAATTAAATACTCAGGCTTAGGTGAGTTGTGTTTAGCCACTATGCTTTTGAGTTACAGAATGTGTATAGAAGTTTATATTTCAGAGTCACTGTGTTTGGCTTTGTGTACCAGTAGGTCGTAATTCTGCtataaaataagtaatttccCAAAGTGAAAGTCAAAGTAGTAAAAATCTCAAGCATCTTTTAAGAGTGATGGAGCCTGCATGAGAGGTTAAGGCTACAGCTTATCCCACAGTGTAGTAAGACAAAGTCAATAAATTTCTTgggtgtaattttttttctaacattctttaaaattgttattttctAGCTAAAGCAATTATAACACTGACCTATGTATGTTTGATGTCAGTAACAGCATATAAtacagctctgctctccagaGCCAGATGAAATCCCCACAAAGATCCCATTTTGTCATGTCTGTTGAAGAGTTCAGGTACTAACTCTGTTTGTCGTTTCCCTATCAGAATTCAAATACCTGAACTGAGCTGTTGTCCCAGAAGTTCAAAATCTTGGACAGGCACAAGGCTGCTAAAAACTTGTTCCTCGTTCTACTGTAATGACAGGAAATCCTGAGTTCCAGTGACTGAATTATTTCATTGTGTAGCATCAACTCCTATATTCAAACAATGGGTAAGTTCTACTGCGCTGGAGAGTCAGTCTAGTAATACTTGTACACAAGAGGTTTTTTGATTTCAGTGTATCAGATGGCCAGCTTAACTTTAGAgagcaaaacactgaagaatgagtgctttttattttatttgtttgtgctGACACAGTTTATTCCTTACATTTTCAGTAAGTGCATGattggcttttcatttttttccaacatttgGAGAACGGTTTTGTGTGAATATTTAGACCTACATACAGACCAGTGCAaaagtcttgttttgttttactcaCATGTAACTAACCTGACCACTCAATTCTACAACATAAATAGTAGTGGATATTTGTtaggctttttgtttggtttattttttctgttttgctagttttaaaataaaaaacaaaggcTTCATGAACAACATATTCTAGGActtgttctgcagctgttttgtAGACAATCTGCGCATTTTGGTTGGACTGCTtagaagcagaacaaaaatccGTTCTAAATGCATCAGGAATTAGCAACAAGTGCTTCAAAGGTTTCTACTTGGCTTGGTTTGTTCTCAGCATTTTcaacataaaccagaaaaacaatGTACTGGAGGCAATAGAACACTATGAGGGCGCTTACAGCAGTGGCCTTGCTTGTGTAAAAAAGGTGAGTTAGGGTTTTGTCAGTAATGAGAATTCAGAGCCCAGTTTGCAGTCCTTTGCTCATCTGAGTAATCTTTATATTAAGGTCTGGACAAAAGCAGTTTCAGTGCAATGTGATGAAACTTTGCACATCACCTTGTCCCAGTATCTTTCCTGCTCTTGTCAAGAATGGTATTGACAGGGGACTTGAGTAAGAAATGACAGGTATCTGTGGCAAATTCTAGGAAAACTGGGATCTTTCAGGCTCTTCCTCTTACTGGGTGGGTTTTTGAAGACCTGGAACAATTTTTTGGTGCTAGAAATGTGAGAACTGAGGCAACTACACAATTATTTTGAACATCTGACAGTTCAGCgtgttgggtattttttccccttcttttcttgtaccatttttctctgtcctttttccttctctcaatCATACTTTGCGTTATTGTTTGCTTTATCATGATATGTAAAGGCATTTTACTGAAGGCTTGAATTAGTCCCTTCAAAAACAGCAGTGATACAAGAAATATTCGTGTAAGAATTCAAGTACTAGCTGCCACAGGTGGTGAAGATCCCTTTGTCTGGAATGGACAAGGtcggggggaaaaaataatacgAGATCCAAGTTGCCAGACCAGTCTGAAGGATCTGGCAgaacttggggtttttttgtacatACCGAATACACAGGTAAGCTACATTTCACAGTAACTGGAACAACCCAGAAACTAGCCAAGTATCTGTTACTCCAGAAGGCCAGTCTTTCAGTGCTCTTAGTTTCAGTAGTGTTCCTGTGAGTGACAAGTTTGTCCACAGCAGGAGCCAGTGTGAAAGAAGAAACTCCCTCCCGGGACAGCAGCTAGTCAGAGCAGATGCTGGAGCAGTGCTCTCTCGAGTTTACTGCACCAGAGATGGGAAAGCTAAGTGCAATGTTCCTTTTTCCTTAATGGCTAGTCTGGGAAAAAGagcgtttaaaaaaaaaacaacaaacaaatgcCCTTCttgcataaatttaaaaagacacaaaaagaaTCTTGCCCACTTTCTTGATGTGGAGCGTTCCAATCGCTGGAAGAGGAGCACAGGTGAGTTTAGGTTTATACAATAAACCAGAGCTTAATAGGGCTTCTACAAATCTGAATTCTAGAGGTGATTTAGAGAGGAAGAATTAATCGCTGGGCAAAGTCCAGTAGTAGGGGAGGCTAAAACAGGAACTAAAAAATCACCTTATGTGGAGTGGGAAGCACCATATATTACCTCACGTAGATGTAAACGTAGCCTGAGAGCATGGGGGGTATGGGCCACAGGTGTGTCTCTAAGGGTTGCTTTTTACCCCCCAAAAACCACAATTCTTTTGAATTGTGACTTTTTCCTAATAGACCCTAGTGCTGGATTGTCACTCTGGAAATGTCTAAGTGGTTCCTGACACGTTGGTGCTACTGGTAgtcagcctgtgctgctgcattttgctAATTAAATGAGGGATACTTGCACCGGAGGATCTCCAGTGCCAGCTCATGGGGCTGAATTTCCTGCTGAAGATATTAAAGGATTATCTGCTGTGTGCAACGGCCATCTAATTTTACTGggcctgttccagtgctgtgtttttcccTTTCGGTTTGCTTCCTGCAcatgccagctctgctgtgctctcccTCTCCTTGGGCTGTGTGGGACAGGAGCAGCGGCCCCAGTACCGATGCAGGGAACCAGGGGGACCTGCTGTTTCttgggagggaggcagaagaCCTCTGAGCAGCTCCATCTTCTGTAACTGTGGAGAAGTTCACAGATTCTTaatgttctggttttggaaagcaaaactAAGTAACCCAATTGTAATGGATAGGTACTtcaaaaaacattctttttctcctttttaagtTATAAGGGGACCTCAGTTAGCCTAATATAATTTAACTTCCAAACTCAACAAGTGCAATCTTGCTGTTCTAAGTGACTGGGACGTTGCTCTTGCCAGTCTGCAAGCCTGCATTATTCAGtggagtttggttttttgggtgttttttccctccagttttTTAGAGCTGGCAAATTGTAGGTGGCCTCTGGCTCAGCTGTAACATggttattttcagtgttttttccccaggtgttaatacttagatttttttttcttcttgaacagattttccaattatttttttgtcattattttaagATGCCATATGCTTGCAAATGTTACATCTTCAGGTGTAAGGTTTCCCTCATTTACTAAATTAGTAAATATTCTTTGCCCAGATATGAAGTATACAGCCTTCATTCTTCTGCAAGATTTTCTCTTCACTCCTATATCTTGTAGTTTACTTATGAATCACTGATATTTTATTACCAACTTTGTAGTCTAGAAGAATAGATATCCCCTTCAACTCATACGCAAGACTGAATTACACTTTTACTTAGACATACAAGAGAACGGTAACTGAACAAGGACATACCCGAAGTATGTGGGGTCCAGTTTTATAGGGCGAGTACTGTCCATCCCTGTCTCAACGACCTAACATCATTCACTGCCACTTTTATAATGTCACACTCTGTTTTGCTTCCAGTTTTTTAATCCGAAAGCCCTTAGCTACCATTTGGATTAGCAAAAATTGAAACCTGGAGGTAATTAAAAACAGTAGTAGTTTTATTGGAATTAACATAGAAAAAGCTAAAGAGCAGATGTTGACAAGCTTTTTAAAGCACCACCCTTCAGAAACTAGCAGGTACTATGGCAAGAGACAGGACCAATGACCCTCAGCTATATGCTGCTTGAAAGTTTCTGCCTGTTTTTAGCAGTGTATGAGGAGTTTAGTGAATCCCAGCTATAACCTACAGTCCACCAGAACACAGTGGAGGTGAGTAGCTGTGGAAATACAGGGCAGACTTGCTTTGCCATGAAGGACATCAGTAACtagaacaaaatcaaaactgacGATAGTAACAGACTATTGAAAAAAGAGAACTTTATTAGTGAAAGAGGGAGATCTAGTGAAATAGTTTTCAAATGCTATTTGTTTCATGTGGACTAATGGTGCAGGGAGAAAAGCTTGTTAAGTGATTCAAACCCCTCCAATGCAGTCAATGAAGGtacacataaaatacatttccccACATCCAAATTATCTCCTATAAAACAGGGAAGACTatatttctaaaggaaaaaattcagGTAGAACACCATTAAAAAGCAGGTGGTTGTTGTATGCAATAGAGGAACAAAATAGAACAATTATGATGAAGGTTTGCAAGTCACTTGTGGGCTTTTTTCTGATTTAGGCACAGATAGCTAATGCACACATTAACTATTCTGTAACTCCCCCTCACCTGAAAACACATTGTTAAAaagctccccagctccctcccatcCAGAGCTGGTGTCCTAAACTTCAGTATTTATTGCCAATGATCATGAACAGGAGGAGCAGATGTTCAAAGTAGATGCTACCTAAATATGTAGTCCAGTTTTAGCCGGTGCTGCAGTTACCCTCATTCCACATACTAAGTGGGCAAGCAAAATGCTTCCAAATCAATTATAACTTTGATTTTAACCTGCTTGATTGTTGACAGAAGAGCTATCCGCTGATACTCAAGGAACATCTTTTCAGAAGGTGGTAGGTGCAAGTACGTTGTTCATGCTACTTACTAAAAAATTGAAACACAGTAATGGCGAGCAAGACAATTtgcaaacttatttttaaaaaaactgtcCTGTGACAATAATTACAATGAGGCTGAATCAATTAAATCCATTTGTTTTCAGGTTCTATGTTTGGTTCTGAATTAGGCAGGGTTCAGTTTGTATACTGTCTTATAAATCAgattaaattcatatttttttaaacaaaataattcttaatCCTTTAAAAACACCAATAAAAAGGTATATGATAATCCAATTTTCAAACCCCTGTCTTAGATTTTTCCTGTAAGCATataaaaagggaatgaaaaagtTCTCATGCAAATATTCTGAACACTGTGATAGTATTCAGCAGAACCATTACACACATGAACTTTTCAGTAATCATTCTGATTTCCTTTTAGTAGCAGACAAGCCAGAGTGTAACCTCAGTTCcccagcagaaaatgaaacttctgGTTTGAAAACCCCCAGAAGCACCATGCAAGAGCTGATCTATTTCCACTTTAAGTCACATACTAATGCTATATGATCAGAAGGATGTGAAACACTTGGCAAAGCCTGATGGGTTGTTACTTCTTCATGACTTGGCATCGGAATGACCTGTTCAACCTCTAGAGCATTTTTGTCAATGAAAATGTAGTCCAGACACCCATGAAACCCACCAACATAGTTTGTATAAGCAGGTTCTCCACAAGCACTTAGCAGTTTGAAAGGATGGCTGAGAGCCATATTGCACCTTTCTTCTTCACCATTTGAGACCCAGTCTTCATGATCTTCCGCAATGCTGCCGCTGCTAATAAAACTGTATGTTCCAGACGATGGTGTACTATTAAAATCTCCACAGAATATGACTGGTATACCAGGATACAAGTCACATGCTACGTGCTTGATGTGAGACAAGGCTACAGCAATTTGGATGAGACGGATGTTTCCACCTAAGGATATAAAAACATGTTAAATACTTCACAGTAGCATTGGAGGAATCTTCCAAGTTACTCACTTAAGCATGTATCATGTATAGCTCTAAAACTGCAAtctcattttatattttctgtgtacTACATTTTAGAATAGTATTCATAAGAAGACTTTGAAGTTTGTGACTACAAAAGTTTAAAGGGacaatgttttaatttcaaCTTGCACAAGCAAGAACCCTTGAACCTCCAGCACCCATAATTACatcagctttctgttttgtggcAACCATTCTAATAACGTTGCTCCTGAAAAGCACAgaaccaaaagaaaactgatttaaaagaGGAGAATCTGTTCTAAAAGCTTCTGTAGCCCAGCCTGGTTGCCCTCCTGGCAGCATCCCAATACAGATCCTTCAGGTACAACAGGACTGGGAAGCTCCGAGTGCACACAAAGCTATCTATATTTTATGGTCTACTCTACTACTTAGTAACGtgacttgctttgctttcagctaTATTCTACTGACTCCCAGGCAGGTTAGAACAATCCTactctaaagaaaataaacacacacaccaagCAGCCTGGCTTGATTCATCAAGATACGAAACAAGACAAGAAACCCTCAGTTCCAGAAGAAAAGACTATAGCTGCAAAAAAACAGGGGGAAATCTATTCTCtccagaaaggacaaaaaactTTACAAACCCAGTTATCCCACATACACGAACATGACAAAATTACCTTTCGGGTGCCAGTATAGGTGGGTATTAGCTGCGCAAATCTTCCTGGAAGGATCGGTTGTAGACTGAAGAACTGAAACcttcaggagaaaaagtaatCCTTGGTAAGTCTTAAACAGAgagtcaaatatttttaaaagtgcaataGTTATCTTATGCCTGTATGGCAATCCAGGTCAAAGCACCTGACACAACTAATGAACAGTACAGCTCCTAAGTTGAGTCTTTTTATCTTCTATAGAAGGTCTGTTTATAGAGGCAATTTATTATCACTACATCCAGGTATTTGACAAATGCTCTTTTGTCTGTAAGTGCCTGGtctggctgtatttttttccttcaatccagtccatattttttcctaagatGCTGCTAATGCTGTACCATTCTGTACTATTATTTTCTGCAACAGAATTGGAGCTATCGCTCTGGTTTTAGCAAGCAAACCGTAGCACTGCATAGTTCTTAAACTGAACATAAATGTATCAAGGAAATCTTTTTAGTCCTACTCAGTCCACAAGAAAGAAACTTTTATCAGTTAGTGTTTCCAAAATTCCTGGCACAGACTTCTACCGTATACACAGTGCTCTGCTGGCAGACCCACTGGCATCAACAAGCTCACTGACCTGTCCTCCAACCTTATTTCTCTCCCTATTGTCACTTTCTGAAGTGGCATTCCTAATGCAAGCTAAATTAACTTAATCTCATCTAGAACCGACTTACAAGATTTAAGTTTTATGAAATACATATTCTGATGTATGGGAGTAAGCCGTGAAAAGCCTGGCAGCTAATACCACCTGAGAATTGATACTTGGCTCAGAATCTCAACAGCTGtctttgtcttaaaaaaaaatattgcttttttaCCAAGTTTTGGTGATTCTATACATCCAGTTCAGCGAAGCCTCaatgtttctgttcctgttcCCAAGTTGCTCTTCTGCTCTATCCATTACCCTGGCTAACAGCGAACGTACCACCCACGTTTCTGACTGTTAATCCCTCGCTCCCCTTCTCCTCTGGTTTGACGCTCGACAAACCTGCccggggagagggggaagaggacGCAGGGCGGTGCGCGCCGTACCTGCAGCACCGACGACCTCTGCAGCACCTTCTCCTGCACCGCGGGGTACCGGGCCAGCTTGTCGCACAGCTCCTTGTGCTGGGGGTCGGTGAGCAGGGCCTCGCTGAACGCGACGTCGTGCCGGCTGAGCAGGCTGAACTTGTCCCTGCGGTAGAAAGTGGCCAGACCTTCGTGCTGCTTCTCCTTAATCTTGAACAGCCCCTCGAGTCCGAAAGCATCCAGGGCTGGGGCCAAGCTGTCCACGAAGACGGACTTGTCCACTTCTTGCAGGCAGATCAGGTCGGCGCTGTAGCCCGCCAGCTCCTTCTTGAGCAGGTTCTGCCGGTAGTCGAGCTCCAGGGCGTAGGGCGCGCAGTAGGGGTACAGCACGGTGCGGGAGAACTCTGTCTGCGCGTACACGTCGGCCAGCACGTTGTAGGAGACGGCGCGCAGCGCGCCCCCGCCGCACACCCGCCCGGTGTACAGGTGCCGCGCGTCGAAGGTGCAGGCGCCGGGCCCGGCCTCCACGGGGCCGCTGCTCTCCACCTCGCGGGGCGGCCCGTAGCGCTGCGCCGCGTCCCCGGGCGTGCAGCTCAGCTTCAGCCGCAGCCCCACCAGCGCGTTGGGGGGCGTGAAGACGCGCTCGCCCACCGCCGCCTCCACCcaggccgggccgccgccgcccgccaccGCCTCCTCCCCGCCGGGCGCCGGGCGCTGCTCGCGGTACCAGCGGAACAGGCAGTGCTGCGGCGCGGCGAACTCGGCGCTCAGCTTGGGGCAGACGGGGAAGCCGGCCAGCAGCGAGCGCGGCAGCTGCAGCTCGGTGAGCGCCGGCGGGTTGCGCTCCACGCGGTACTGCGCCTCCCCGATCTGCAGCACGGCGCCGTCCTGCCAGGCCGCCACGTTCGGCACCTCCTCGGCCACCGCCTCACCGTCACGGGAGAACAGCCTCACGGCCGgcaccgccgccgcctccgGGCCGCCCTCCGCCGCCGGGCCGCTCTCCGCCCGCGCCTTCTTGTTCTTCTTTGCCGCCTTGGTGCGGCCCTTGGCGGCGTTGGCGGCGATGCGGGCCAGCGCCCGGCCCAGCGGCTCCGCTTGGTCCCGCTGCATGTGCCGGGCGCTGCCGTCGGGCAGCACGAACCGCAGGCTCAGCTTGGCCTCGGAGGGCACGCAGCGCACCACGGCCCGCTCCATGGCGCCGtggccggcgggcgggcgggcgcctTCGGCGGGGAGAGTGGCGGGCGAGCCGCCGAGCCTCCTGAGGGCGGAGCGCAGCCGGCGCCACATGGAGCCGGCGCCGCTTCTCGCCCGCTTCCGCGGGGCGCGCCCGGAAACGACGAGCAGCGCGCGGCCTCGGCGGCGGGACCGCGCTCCCAACAGCCaccgcgcggggcggggcggggcctcTGCGCCACTGaggggcggcccggcggcggccaGCGGCGGTGCCTGGCTGccttgctgccttcccagccGTTAGCCCGCTAGTGCGGCCTCAGcgaggcggcgggcgggcacGGCGAGGCTCTCCCCTTGGCGGCTGAGCCCCGTCTCCTCAGGAAGGCGTCGCGTccgctgcggcggggccggtCTCCCCCTGGGCGCGGAGGAGTGCGCGCTGCCTGCGCATAAATCTCTTTGTATCGGGTGTCTGCgtttgttttctgtgagaaaGCGTTTTGTGCCTGGATTGAAACTGGGAACTTGGATAGGCCTGGGCTGTGAAAATGTGTTGGGAAGGTGCCCAGGGCTTTAGAAAACGGGACCGATGTTCTCTGCAGCTCTTCTTGCTCGTGGGGCTCTGCCCACACAGGTGCAAAATCGGGATTTTAATGTCTCTCTGTCAAATGTGGCCAAGTGGGCAGTAAACCTTTGGaatttctttacatttccaTTTATAATCCAACAAAATGTGCAAGCTTAGCAGCAGCTACCTGATGCGTGAGGGTGTTGTAGTTTCTTAGGCGTTCTTGCTGCGATCTGTAGCGAGGATTTTACACGCAGGCAGaatgctggagcagagaccGCGGACTTGCTCAGGTTATATTAGGCCGACTGAAACTTAAgattttttccagctctttgcttttttttttttaaatcacaggaATATATGAGTGTTGTGGTATCGTACCAAGCGCAAGGGTGCCCCTGCCGCTTGAAATGGCGGTGGGGCTGCGGGTGGGCAACGTGCCCTTATTCCCCACCTGCAGGTACGgtagcaacaaaaaaagattgATTTTTATTGTCAATATCATTACTGTGGAGGTTTCAGCACCACATTTTCTGTATCGTCTGTTTCTCATAGGTAGCATAACGCTGCAAACGATCTTCCATACACATGATCATTTGACAGGAGATGTTCCGACACCAGCTGGCATGATAGCATGTTTTGGTGCTGTATTTTGACAAG
This genomic window contains:
- the PDE12 gene encoding 2',5'-phosphodiesterase 12, producing the protein MWRRLRSALRRLGGSPATLPAEGARPPAGHGAMERAVVRCVPSEAKLSLRFVLPDGSARHMQRDQAEPLGRALARIAANAAKGRTKAAKKNKKARAESGPAAEGGPEAAAVPAVRLFSRDGEAVAEEVPNVAAWQDGAVLQIGEAQYRVERNPPALTELQLPRSLLAGFPVCPKLSAEFAAPQHCLFRWYREQRPAPGGEEAVAGGGGPAWVEAAVGERVFTPPNALVGLRLKLSCTPGDAAQRYGPPREVESSGPVEAGPGACTFDARHLYTGRVCGGGALRAVSYNVLADVYAQTEFSRTVLYPYCAPYALELDYRQNLLKKELAGYSADLICLQEVDKSVFVDSLAPALDAFGLEGLFKIKEKQHEGLATFYRRDKFSLLSRHDVAFSEALLTDPQHKELCDKLARYPAVQEKVLQRSSVLQVSVLQSTTDPSRKICAANTHLYWHPKGGNIRLIQIAVALSHIKHVACDLYPGIPVIFCGDFNSTPSSGTYSFISSGSIAEDHEDWVSNGEEERCNMALSHPFKLLSACGEPAYTNYVGGFHGCLDYIFIDKNALEVEQVIPMPSHEEVTTHQALPSVSHPSDHIALVCDLKWK